A segment of the Centropristis striata isolate RG_2023a ecotype Rhode Island chromosome 15, C.striata_1.0, whole genome shotgun sequence genome:
AAAGGGAAAATGTATATCTTTTTAGATGCAACTTCAGAAGACAGGTGCTGGTGGTGTACTTGTACTAtggctttttacattttttgttttgttatcacATGTGATTattcctgtttttatatttatttcatttacaaGTTGTTGTATAGTTAAGTGTAACTAGACTTCTATGGGACgtaaattattgttttgtatACAAATCTGTACAAAGCGTGTAGATGTAAACACTTGATAAAAAGGAAATCTGAGCTGTGTTGTTATGGATGTACTTCAAcgtatttgttaaaaaaaggtaataaaagcAAAGTATTTTAACCGATTTGTCTTCTTTTTGCCAACAAATTTGAAGTCCTCTGCTCAAAAAACATGTATTGCTTGTTGTTGGATGTTTGACTTTCATTGTGCAGAATAATACATTTGACACTAGACGTGTAAAGTCATCTGCTGAGTTTCTTTCTGCATATCTGACTGAAGCCTTTTGAGTTTTCTTGTAAACCAAAGTTTTGTTCACTGTCTTTGTTGTTCATCAAAACATATTGCTGTGTCCCAGTTTGCATAattcttttcactttttgtaAATGCCTCATCTAAAATTTATTTGGTCAATtagttttaaaacttttttcagaCTAATTTACTTGCAACAGACAAATCCTGCacattgtaccttttttttctgcacatttataaattatggatTTTTCAAGAGAAGgaataatttaactttttttatgtggaaTAACCATATCAGACGCATTTTAGgcagaacatttttatgtatCTCAAACATGTCTGAAGGAGGTCATTATTAAATACTGCAGGTAGATAGCCAAGTTTTAAATCATGTTTACTTGCATTGGGAGCTTTTCTTGATACAACATCTGAAAgagcagataaataaaataaaaaataaactgaactgAGTCATTGCAGTGACATTGATAGATCCAGTCTTCAGACAGCATTGTTGATGTAAGATGACCAGTTCAGAAAAACTAAGCAGCTGGGCACTCCGCTaaagaaagattaaaaaacaaacagtcagtTAGGCGAGTAGTACATAATATGAAGcttgttttttaaagtgaaatctGCATTGATGTGACGTACCATTTTTAGGAAGGAAAGCTATATTTTCTTGCAGGACTCCCGTCTCCAGAGAGAACTGCCTGAACTTCTCCAGCAGATCAGCAGTGAGGTCCACTCCACGGCCTGTCACACAGCGTGATATTAACCTGCTGCAGTATGCCTCACTCTACTGAAGATTCAATTCATCTTGGTTAATTAATGATAACTTTACCATATAGTTTGTTGACAACGGTGCTGTCGCTCCCCTTACTCTTAACGTTGTGAATCAGGGCGTACTCATCATACTTTACTTCAACAATGCACATGTCGTTCACATCCCCCCAGcctggagaagagaggaggtaAAGAGATCATAAATTGGAAAACATATTCAGATCCCttggcaaaataaaagcactaataCCAACCTGccaaaatactccactacaagtaaaactcctgcattgaaaatgtactgaagtaaaagtacaaaagtatcagcatcaaaatgtacttaaggtatcaaaagtaaaagtagttttggtaacgctttataataaggtccttaataaccattaattaacaattaataaggcattgttctcgctttagatccggtagttgcaaaaactactaacttataatagatgagcaatgaagtatattttaatatcattaagcaaacaaaataagattaataaaggcatggcaaagacataatgggtgggtcatgggcgtttgtaatgccattattaacacttatataagcttataaacacacaataatgttaataggcatcttgtaaggacttacaagggccttattacttgttaattaatggttattacaaggaccttaatataaagcgtcaCCCTAATTTTATTCAGAAAGGCCCTACTCAgattctaaatatgttattagtttattattattgatatatttatgtaagcagtgtatTACTTTTCTTAAGGTTTAGTTTAAAAATATCTAACcaatttaaatcatttaaatatcatatattttatgttaaatcttgaccagaaaagtaactaaagctgtcggctaaaaaatgcagtggagtaaaagtacaatatttgcctcgaaatgaagtggagtagaagtataaagttacataaaattgaaatgcttaagtaaagtacaagtacctcaaaattgtactcaagtacagcacttgagaaaatgtacatagttacattccaccactgctctgtGGTCTCTACAgtctttttgtaacttttgtagccgtttttgtttctttgttttcattttgtgtattttcctggttgtctctttgagtgacattgaACAGGTGGAGGCCCCTGTCACATTTTGGCTCCTGGGCCTGTGCCCGGTTAATCTATTCATGAATACTGTGGATGGTTGTTGTGAGTGTTGCATGCATGCCTCTGTGTGTCCAGTATTAATACTCACTTGTGTACGTGAACTTTCCGGGCACATCAGTCTTCTTTGCCAGGTTGTCCAGTTTCCAGCAACTGCCGTCAGAGctgcaaagaaaaacatttaaatatgatcagtggtggagagtaatgtaagtacatttactcaggtactTGTACgttagtacaattttgaggttcttgtactttacttgagtatttctgcttatgtaactttatacttctactccactacatttcagagaaaaatattttaatttttaactccactacatttagctgccagctgcataaaaaccacataaaaagtatttcaagtatttaaaaaaaaaatctgagtgggtccattctgcataatggaGTGCATAGCACTTTTAGGAAATttagatgctgatacttttgttttttttacttaaccctccatggtacagtgttgccctcaggcaacataacaatttttggcctgtcaaatttctacaatgcatgtttttgagagatgcaatactttaaaaaagagggaagaatatatagggaaccaatagcaatgttTTAATTTGGTTCAATgttacaatgttgcctacagcaaacattcagacaagaaaccagttaaaaaagttcctttaataatgtttttaaatttaaaattgtatgtattgtaccctgttaaagctactgaatcttttacacgtgtttattaaataaattatgttaaaattaatttaaaaacctctctttttcacttgtgcactgttatggtacaatgttgcctacgggcaacaaaccccaaaaacttcccaaaaaaaaaaaaaaaaaatcataaattttcTTCAggatatgtttatttagtctattttaagacaaaaaatcactccaaacttttttttcctaactggcatcttaatgcgtaccatagagggttaagtaagtttttaatgcaggacttttacttatgaTGAAGTAATTCCACAGTATGTaagtaatctgaatactttttgcaCCACTGCATATGATAAACACGTCCTTTCTTAACCTCGTCTCTTTGTCTCCGTCCTCTCACACTCACTTCAGACTGCTGTAGGACATGTCCAGGTCCCCATCAGCGGTCGGGGTCATCAGGCCCGTGCCCATCTTCATGCTGGCTCTGCGGCTGACAAACCACTGGGCATTAGTGGCAAAACCAATCAGGTACCACTTCCCTGCCATCTGTGGACACACGAGGTAGACATAAACATGTATACTCACAGTAACTGTCACTGTGGTCTGCGTTTAAAACAGAGcgttattaaaatgtatttgtatttttgtggtaaTCCATATCCCAACAACTTCAGATTTATACACACTTTTGTCCGCTGGTGGGCAAAATTGTGTTGCAGATTTAGAAAAATGACACCTTTTCAACTTAAATGTCACCTTAGTGTGACAGAAACACCACAAACTTAAGCACAAAGATTTGTCATAttcctattatttatttattttgcattcattttattttattttttaaatctggcactGACAAGAATGCACTTAATTTCGTTGCTCATGcgacaatgacaataaatattttcttttctattcCATTCTATCTATAAGTTCATAGTTTACAACTATTTATTCTTTGTCTTCTGAAGTTATCATTTAtacaattggctgacaatgtaatacagtgtttgtatactgtataacaaagttaaatattattttataaagttttatgtttgggAAAATTGTTCTCTatgtacatttgcagagtgatGAAATTGTggcataaaaaaggtctattttaatTCCAACTTAAAAATGGGATATTTCGGCCTAAGATATCAGTTAACGATTAATTTCCCCCCTCTTTAATCAGTACCGGCatctgtctcaaaaatcccatatcgctCGGGCtcaacatacaaaataaaagaataaaaaaaaaaaagacaaacactttATCCAGTTGATGTATGCCATCAAAtaactttctttaaaaatgtaataatgtggcACTTGCCAGCGAAACCCTTTCTTGTACAACGGGCACCATAAATCAATATTGTGACAGATAAAACAGAGGATAATAGTTCACCCAGTTATGTGTCTTACCCCCTGCACACTGAAGTCTGCCTGCGGTAGGACTTCAGAAGAAACCATGAAGGAGCAGAGCACGGCGCCCAGCACTGCCAGCAGGAAAGCCATCGCTACTGATGAGCAGATGATCGATGATGAAGGAGAGAGTGGATGAAGATCTGTTGCTGAAGTTCTGCTGACAAACCTTTATATAGTGCAGAGGCAGGTTATCTTTTCCCTACCCACCAgcccagccacacacacacacacacacacacacacacacacacacacacacacacacacacatacaccctcTCCCACACAAACCCTGGAGCTAGGATGGGTTCAAACATGTGAAGCGTcagaataacacacacacacacacacacacacacacacacacacacagtttcagaGCCAGACAGCAGGCAGGTTAATTTACATAACCCAAAGAAGAAGAGGGTCAAGATTACATTTGATATTATAATTTCATTCTGCAGCCTCTTATTTGTGAGCAtaaactttacaaaaaaaaaaccacaataaCAGTGGTAAACAAAGGTGTGGCTGCCTTCTAGTGCTTTCTGTGGCAGAGACAACAGAATAATCAAATTCATCCGTCAGCAGTTGCGATaggtaaacacacagagacaactAATCATGCATCACCGTGTGCTGAATTGAAATGCTTTCCTGGGAAACTTTCGTGTCTCTTTGTGAGTTCAAAGTCTGTAAATACTTTTCCTCTCCTTATTCATCTTTGGCCATTCTGCCAGATGCGTGTCTTTACCTGCCTCAGGACATTACATGCAAAGAAATGCATGAAAAGGATccatataatacatttataagtGTCTTACACTTTGTACAAATTACATTTGGACATACATCatgtaaaacaaacatgattaaATAGGACTTTAGCCTGTCTCTACTCCAATTCACCTTGAAATATGATTTATATCATTCAgaaatctttaatttttttgtattattgtacACATTTTGTCTTCAGACACCATGTAATGTGCGAGTCAAATGCCCACAGGAAACAGTGCCATATTCGTTTTAATCCTTTTGTATTTGTATGGATGAGTATGAATGACAAGTAATTTTCGATGAAATCATGTTATATCActctcctttttttgtcattttaatttgtatttattttaccacAATCACTTATTCCAAAAACAAGAATAACTCCAAGTCACTCCACTGTTTTATACTTTGTAAATCTACAgatatatttatagatattcTTTATGTTTTGTCCATATCCCacatcctatatatatataatgtatttttttaattattttatttctaagcAGTATCtctgaatttccccactgcaggatggatagtgtaattttattttaccGTACTTCATTGCATTAATTTTgtgctttagttactttggaAATATATCATGATGTATTAGAAGATTAGATTTGATTAAATTATCCAGcagtttaaaactgttcaaagtGGCCTCACTATGGCTGCATTGTTACATTGAGGCACCAATTTTCAGATCATTCTGAATTGACCCTACTGCAtgatttgtacttttactttttgagACTTTAAGTATAATTGAATGCCAATGCTTATAATCTTTATTGAAAACTGTTTTTCCAATACAGGTACATTTGCTCTCAGCTTTCTGCAGGATCCTTTCCCCAAATATGAATCCAGGAGTGATGAGGAGGAGATGTATCAGTTTGAAAGAGTCAGGTGGTGCAGGCAGATACATGCCACAGTACAAAGACTCCCCCTCGACCCACATACCTTTCCAGTTCAAACAGGTGCAGCTTTTACCCCGAGAAAACAAAAATCTACAGCAATGTTGTGTCAGAGAAGTATTTTATACCTGCAGATTTGTATAAAGACAAGCTCATACAGAACCCTGCAGCTGCAGAAATTTGCATATAGGACACTGTTATGGCCGTTGATTTTCTCTAGCCTCTTTCTGGAGGACAGGtgtgttttcctctctgtgtgtttcaggtccTGCATACCTGGTTCACTCACACTGAGTGTGATCTGCTCGTCAGGGGAAATGTTATCAACCTCCAGATCCAGTGATCTTCCCTCTCTCGCCACTGACCTGTTTTGGTTGACTGCATATAGTTTGTGTTGTAGCCTGTCCTTAAcagctctgtgtttttgtgttacaGCTACATATTGAgtcaacttgtttatttgtgtctggAAGCCTGGTAGGAGTTCTCTGccatttttgttagttttctcctgtttttgcttATTTATGGAGCTTagcattgtctgttttgtttggtaggTTTAGCTGAATCTTATTTTCCAGATAGTGATTGACTTGTTTATTTTGGCCTTGGAGACCCTGAAGATTTAGCTGCTTCCTTTTTCTGTTACTTAGTTTGTTTATGTAATACATTAGTTGGTTTATCTCTTTATTCCTTTGCCTGTAAATACATGTGATAATTGTTTAACTTAGAGTCCAAGCAGCCATTTTGCTGCATAGTTTTGTGTTTACCAAATATGTTACTTCCTGTGACCCCTAGACCTCAAACTAAGGTTGTAACAGGCACATTTACAATGCAAATGTACTAATTCTTctcttatttacattttggcAACATACTTAGTTAAAATTTAAGTGTTATGCAGATTTACAAAAGCTCAAATTAACTGCAAAGGTAATAGTTCTTGTACggtgaaaaatgatttaatgccATGTTggaaaagtggggggaaaaatgaaATCCTGTATTTTCAACTTGGAAGCATTTGTGATTAATATATCCCTTCTTGATTCACTAAATTGGTCAAATTCATGACTTTAACTACAAGTTAATTTGACTTTTCTTTTCACCAGTTTGTAGATACAACTGTAGTTCTTTGTCTCAAGCTGTCACAAACAGCTTCTCCcactttattaataattaaagctTGAATGTTATAATTTTAATGCAGCATTAAAATTGTGCAACTTTGGCTCAACACCCAAACATGAATACCTGAATTCCCCAGGCTCTTAAGGACGAATCTGTAAATCATCACAGTGGAAATATGACCGAATATTTTGTTAACAGCTCATTGCCTGAAGCTATCAAAGTTTCTCTTTATCTGTCACCAGATAACTCTGTCCTGTGTGCAGGcatgcacactcacactctGTACAGGGACAAAGCATACATTCACTGGGggcaaaagagagaaagaatgaaTTGATAGTAATtatataagagaaaaaaagtttgtgtaAAATTGGAATCAGGTCATGAAAATTAAGGTTTATTTTGGCACCCACTGTTACTTCACTTCCTGCCCCCATTGTCTTTTCCCGCTTTATTACCTGCCATGCCCGTAATTTTGTTCACCTGGTCCCAATTACCCAGAATTTACTGtgtactgtctgtctgtttcccaGTAAACTTTGTGTTTTGGACCAGTTTCTGGGGTTTTGGGTGCCTTTGCCTGCCTCTGTTGTTTCTTCAACATGGTAAGACcagtaaagacttttttttcccctccagaGTTGCTCCGGCTTGTTGCATTTGGGTTTATTATCCTGTGTTGGCTCAGTCAGGGAAATAATCGTGGGATTTTTTTAGGGATGGTGTGTGCttgcaccatagactgtatataaataggcTTGcactaaaaacaataatatgatTAAGATATAGATTTTAGTTATGTATTTATAATAACTATATTAAAGAATATCAAGCACACACAATGTATTACATAACCAGTTCTGGAAATTAATAATCATGTAATTTAAAAACACCTAAATGAAGTCAgtcagaataaatataaaattaaatatccaACACCATTTCTAAgtgttgttttggttatttttaattatttgagcACCAGGAGTCAAGTATCTACTAGTTTTGTTATATTTCAGCCACTCACAACTCCCACCAAaataatctagattgataaatagaagTTCAGGCAAGAGGATACAattaatattttgcatttttggtGTGATATGTACTTTTAAACACTGATTTGGAGTCTCACCAAAAGTCATAATTCACAGGGTTAAAGAGATTGTGAACCTTTTACcaaactattttatttcaatttattttttacgagTTGGATATCGTGAGAACTTtattcagaaacaaatgatctTTTTACATAATGAGCTGGTGGTCAGAATTCAACAGAGTAATGTCAGATATTATATTCTACCTCACTTCATTATTTATACTCTCAGGGACTCAAACTGCTGTTGCAGTTGTTTATTGCACTACTTACCTTTGcatttgtttaaatgtatttacattacttgtatttattattattattattattattatagctaTTGCACTATTGTTTCTGGTTTGGTAGCTTGTTGTTTAGGCCTTGTGTTTTGCATCAGGAGCCAGGGACAATGTCTTTCCTGTGCGTATAGTACTGCAGTGTATATTAATAGGTTACCATTAAGACTCCTTTATCTTTAAAACTGAAAAAGGGACAAGCTGTTGTTTTCCATACTCCTTTTTGGACATACAAAGTCTGTACATTATTTGCTGTTTTGTTATTGTAgtatgtgtatataaatatgtatatttattttaattttatgttcgGGGTAAATAAACTTAACTAACTAGACTAAAACTTCTGAATATTTGCTTCAATTACCTGTTCACAACAGGTGTTAATCTTAACATTATATGGACTCTATGCTTCTTGTaatgacatacagtacaggccaaaagtttggacacacccatcacattcaaggcatcaaaactatgaataaacacatatggaattatgtacttaacaaaaaaagtgtgaaataactgaaaaca
Coding sequences within it:
- the zgc:153704 gene encoding lipocalin-like, translated to MAFLLAVLGAVLCSFMVSSEVLPQADFSVQGMAGKWYLIGFATNAQWFVSRRASMKMGTGLMTPTADGDLDMSYSSLNSDGSCWKLDNLAKKTDVPGKFTYTSWGDVNDMCIVEVKYDEYALIHNVKSKGSDSTVVNKLYGRGVDLTADLLEKFRQFSLETGVLQENIAFLPKNAECPAA